A genomic window from Streptomyces broussonetiae includes:
- a CDS encoding NUDIX hydrolase, giving the protein MSLYDDAVLVLKAYEDQGDLRQAYVDHLAAHPDGMWKACGAGHITASALVIDPSRARVLLTLHRKLQMWLQMGGHCEPEDTSLRAAALREATEESGVTGLTLLPGGPVRLDRHPIPAPCHWHYDVQYAVLAPPGAVQAISDESLDLRWFAYDEVAGVADESVVRLLEATRARL; this is encoded by the coding sequence GTGAGCCTGTACGACGACGCGGTCCTCGTACTGAAGGCGTACGAGGACCAGGGCGACCTGCGCCAGGCCTATGTGGACCATCTGGCAGCCCACCCGGACGGCATGTGGAAGGCCTGCGGGGCCGGGCACATCACGGCGAGCGCCCTGGTGATCGACCCGTCGCGCGCGCGTGTGCTGCTCACCCTCCACAGGAAGCTGCAGATGTGGCTCCAGATGGGCGGCCACTGCGAGCCCGAGGACACCTCGCTGCGGGCGGCGGCGCTGCGTGAGGCGACCGAGGAGTCCGGTGTCACCGGGCTGACGCTGCTGCCCGGCGGCCCGGTCCGCCTGGACCGGCATCCGATCCCGGCGCCCTGCCACTGGCACTACGACGTCCAGTACGCGGTGCTGGCCCCGCCCGGAGCGGTGCAGGCGATCAGCGACGAGTCGCTCGACCTGCGGTGGTTCGCCTACGACGAGGTGGCGGGGGTGGCCGACGAGTCCGTCGTACGGCTGCTGGAAGCGACCCGCGCAAGGCTGTGA
- a CDS encoding AIM24 family protein, with translation MQSPLFAHNDLQTQERWSLQNAQLLRVTLEGHDDILARKGTMVAYQGLMEFDAEYQNNNQARARAYTGEGLDLMRCHGQGTVYLANLAQHVHIMDVEQDGLTVDNSYVLAMDSSLHYEVVAVDSLYGISGSGKYQLNITGRGKVALMTSGAPLLMQVTPDRYVNCDADAIVAWSAGLRVQMQAQTHSSGVWRRRGNTGEGWELSFMGSGFALVQPSELLPPQNAVIGQGLAAQFGMGQHGARGQNQGNVWN, from the coding sequence ATGCAGAGCCCGCTTTTCGCGCACAACGACCTCCAGACGCAGGAGCGTTGGAGCCTGCAGAACGCGCAGTTGCTCCGCGTCACCCTGGAGGGCCACGACGACATCCTCGCCCGCAAGGGCACCATGGTCGCCTACCAGGGGCTGATGGAGTTCGACGCCGAGTACCAGAACAACAACCAGGCACGCGCGCGTGCGTACACCGGCGAGGGCCTGGACCTGATGCGCTGCCACGGACAGGGCACGGTGTATCTCGCCAACCTCGCCCAGCACGTGCACATCATGGACGTCGAGCAGGACGGGCTGACCGTCGACAACTCCTACGTCCTCGCCATGGACTCCTCGCTCCACTACGAGGTCGTCGCCGTCGACAGCCTCTACGGCATCTCCGGCTCCGGGAAGTACCAGCTGAACATCACCGGACGCGGCAAGGTCGCCCTGATGACCTCCGGCGCTCCGCTGCTGATGCAGGTCACGCCCGACCGGTACGTCAACTGCGACGCGGACGCGATCGTCGCCTGGTCCGCCGGGCTGCGCGTGCAGATGCAGGCCCAGACGCACTCGTCCGGGGTGTGGCGCCGACGTGGCAACACCGGTGAGGGCTGGGAGCTGAGCTTCATGGGGTCCGGGTTCGCGCTGGTCCAGCCCAGCGAGCTGCTGCCGCCGCAGAACGCGGTGATCGGGCAGGGCCTCGCCGCCCAGTTCGGCATGGGACAGCACGGAGCGCGCGGCCAGAACCAGGGAAACGTCTGGAACTGA
- a CDS encoding AIM24 family protein has protein sequence MNQPLAGFAPAPVTARMENHGHHMLKVAMQTGNDLLARVGSMVAYEGFVQYEPNPPAVRQIARDWITGEGAPLMKCSGDGLLYLADYGANVVVVNLNGDGISVNATNLLAFDAHLSWGVERVKGLAKFAGQGLWNTRISGQGWVALTSRGTPIVVDCGGGEDETYVDPDALVAWSPNLKVKGKRSFKAQSLIGRGSGEAYQMAFSGQGIVVVQPSEDSTDRLRIRG, from the coding sequence ATGAACCAGCCGCTCGCGGGCTTCGCCCCCGCACCCGTCACCGCGCGCATGGAGAACCACGGCCATCACATGCTGAAGGTCGCCATGCAGACCGGAAACGACCTTCTCGCGCGCGTGGGGTCGATGGTCGCCTACGAAGGCTTCGTCCAGTACGAGCCGAACCCGCCGGCCGTCCGCCAGATCGCCCGCGACTGGATCACCGGCGAGGGCGCGCCCCTGATGAAGTGTTCCGGCGACGGGCTGCTCTACCTCGCCGACTACGGCGCCAACGTGGTCGTGGTCAACCTCAACGGCGACGGCATCTCGGTCAACGCCACCAACCTGCTCGCCTTCGACGCCCACCTCAGCTGGGGTGTCGAGCGGGTCAAGGGGCTCGCCAAGTTCGCCGGGCAGGGCCTGTGGAACACCAGGATCTCGGGGCAGGGCTGGGTCGCGCTGACCTCCCGGGGCACGCCGATCGTCGTCGACTGCGGCGGTGGCGAGGACGAGACGTACGTCGACCCCGACGCACTCGTCGCCTGGTCGCCGAACCTGAAGGTGAAGGGCAAGCGCAGCTTCAAGGCGCAGTCGCTGATCGGCAGGGGCAGCGGCGAGGCCTACCAGATGGCCTTCTCCGGCCAGGGCATCGTCGTCGTCCAGCCCAGCGAGGACAGCACCGACCGCCTCCGGATCCGGGGCTGA